A single Pagrus major chromosome 19, Pma_NU_1.0 DNA region contains:
- the LOC141014878 gene encoding uncharacterized protein — MAAVLLLLLSTGALLCSCNAQENNYNRLSEAFKKGVDLALEKLSSHPGIQQHFLFLRSVLVSDIQPGFDVTYIYHHFYLKATHCPKGTVDSTGCQFRNDRPLIDCAVCYKTFRDQIEQEPKPYVHCVHKTALTEEMKTTRVEHCNRMGYSSGSPTLLATRGTE; from the exons ATGgcagctgttttgctgttgctgttgagcACCGGAGCCTTGCTCTGTTCCTGTAATGCACAGGAGAATAATTACAATAGACTCTCTGAAGCCTTCAAGAAAGGAGTGGATCTGGCCCTCGAGAAGCTCAGCTCTCACCCTGGAATCCAGcaacattttctcttcctcagAAGTGTCCTCGTGTCAGACATTCAG ccTGGTTTTGACGTGACTTACATCTACCACCACTTCTACCTCAAAGCCACGCATTGTCCCAAAGGAACGGTCGACTCCACAGGTTGTCAGTTCAGAAACGACAGG CCGCTGATAGACTGCGCAGTCTGTTACAAAACATTCAGAGACCAGATTGAACAGGAGCCCAAACCGTACGTTCACTGTGTCCACAAAACGGCCCTCACAGAG GAGATGAAGACGACCAGAGTGGAGCACTGCAACCGCATGGGTTACAGCAGTGGATCTCCAACTCTCCTTGCAACCAGAGGAACAGAGTGA
- the LOC141014442 gene encoding uncharacterized protein yields MAAGLLLLVCAGAVLYSAEAQDPYNELPDYYKRGVDLALEQLDSHAGVHHHFRFLRSLDKSDIESGFGVRYLYHHFHLKPTTCAKGTNESDPQSCPFRNDRPLMDCAVCYKTADDQIESNPKPYVHCIQKPRLTKDMRKARTDHCKKMTYNSGAPTLLAVSTG; encoded by the exons ATGGCTGCTGGGTTGCTGTTGCTGGTTTGTGCGGGAGCTGTGTTGTACTCTGCCGAGGCACAGGATCCTTATAATGAGCTGCCTGATTACTACAAGAGAGGAGTGGATCTGGCATTAGAGCAACTCGACTCTCATGCTGGGGTGCACCACCATTTTCGCTTCCTGAGAAGTCTGGACAAGTCAGACATTGAG TCTGGATTCGGTGTGCGATACCTCTACCACCACTTCCACCTGAAGCCCACCACCTGCGCCAAAGGAACAAACGAGTCAGACCCTCAGAGCTGCCCCTTCAGGAACGACAGG CCGCTGATGGACTGTGCAGTTTGCTACAAAACTGCAGATGACCAGATAGAATCGAACCCCAAACCGTACGTTCACTGTATCCAGAAACCAAGACTCACAAAG GACATGAGGAAAGCCAGGAcggatcactgcaaaaaaatgaCTTACAACAGTGGAGCTCCtacactgttggctgtgtctACTGGCTAA